The following are from one region of the Muntiacus reevesi chromosome 3, mMunRee1.1, whole genome shotgun sequence genome:
- the LOC136162695 gene encoding olfactory receptor 1J4-like has translation MRKENQSSMSEFLLLGLPIRAEQQDMFFALFLGVYLTTVLGNLLIVLLIKLDPRLHTPMYFFLSHLAFSDISLSTTTVPKMLMNMQTQQQSIPYVECISQMYFFIIFGCLDNFLLAVMAYDRYVAICQPLHYTTVMRQELCISLVAASWFFYCIHALLHTLLLAQLSFCAENTIPNFFCDLPALLKMSCSDISINELVTFTEGVMLFIVPLSIILGSYVRIGTIVLRVPSTKRLFKAFSTCGSHLFVVSLYYGTLAGAYFFSSLWDSNDKYIIASVIYTVVTPMLNPFIYSLRNRDIKQALEIFVFRGNFFR, from the coding sequence ATGAGGAAGGAAAATCAGAGCAGCATGTCTGagttcctcctcctggggcttcccatCAGGGCAGAGCAACAGGACATGTTCTTTGCCCTGTTCCTGGGCGTGTACCTGACCACAGTGCTGGGCAACCTGCTCATCGTCCTGCTCATCAAGCTGGACCCtcgcctccacacccccatgtacttcttcctcagtcaCTTGGCCTTCTCTGACATTTCTCTCTCCACTACCACAGTTCCAAAGATGCTGATGAACATGCAAACTCAGCAACAATCCATCCCCTATGTGGAGTGCATTTCCCAGatgtattttttcataatttttggcTGTCTTGACAACTTCCTTCTCGCAGTGATGGCATATGACAGGTACGTGGCCATATGTCAGCCACTTCACTACACCACTGTCATGAGGCAGGAGCTGTGTATCTCATTGGTAGCTGCATCCTGGTTCTTCTACTGTATCCATGCCCTGTTGCACACCCTCCTCTTGGCCCAACTGTCCTTCTGTGCTGAAAATACCATCCCCAACTTCTTCTGTGACCTCCCTGCCCTCCTGAAGATGAGCTGCTCAGACATTTCCATCAATGAGCTGGTCACCTTCACTGAAGGAGTAATGCTGTTCATTGTGCCTCTCAGTATCATCTTGGGCTCATATGTTCGTATAGGGACCATCGTTCTGAGAGTCCCCTCCACTAAGAGACTCTttaaagccttctccacctgtggttCCCACctctttgtggtatctttgtaCTATGGGACACTTGCTGGTGCTTACTTTTTCTCCTCATTATGGGACTCCAACGACAAATATataattgcttcagtcatatatACAGTGGTTactcccatgctgaacccctttaTCTATAGCCTCAGAAACAGAGATATAAAACAAGCCCTAGAAATATTTGTCTTTAGGGGTAACTTCTTCAGATGA